acacacgcgagacagattataGTAATCAATTCATATATtaatatttatgtataattttataataataatacacatattATTACATATAGTTCTTTTAGACTTTTTGCGTTACATATACTCCTATCATAGACATTTTCTGTACCTATTTCAATGatctatatttatttatatagtaTATATAACCGTTATATATAATATTGTACAGTTttgttatttcatcatcattgCTATACACAATATCTATATTTAGTCCatatattatgtatgtatgtataattaCCTAATAATATTATATGCTTACATGCACACAACATAATATTGGTTATATTACAATAGCGGTTATTTTTAGttatattttttatcatttatattatttaatattttatatttattatgtttttgtattttcatatataataaataatattaataaacgTAACATAATTTAATTGATATTTATATCTATCATCTCTATAAATTATTAAATCATGTTTATATATTTAGTTATTATATATACGTACTATTTCCATATATTTGATATATATTAAGTATTTTTTATATCTTTAACACTATCAaatatgtatataagcatataaaTGACTATGATTATAATCGATAAAAGCATAATTTGAATAATATATTCGGAAAAATGTATTTCGAATATTATTTTATCTATATATTCATTTATAATATGTTCTGTCTATATAccatataaataaatattcattatatatatacatattgatATATTGACGGTTCAGTCTCCTTACTGATTTATGCAGTAGCAGTAATATAGGTATTTAGATTGAGTAGTTCTGATCCAATTAATCCATGCGATATTTCTCTATTTGCATAGATATATGCAactgtttcttgttttttcttcaTATTCTAAATACTGTTTACAAAAACTGTATAGTTTTTTTCTAACCATGCATATTATCTCATctagaatttttttttgtattacctATATTTTTAGTATTCATCATATCTGTATTTTTTTGATTTgtcatattattttttatattatagcAATTGTTAAAACACTTTTTTGGTTCTTCTTAATAGCAATCTGATATACAACCATCAGCTGCTGTTTCTGATATATTCATCTCTAAGTTATCTGATAATAAtatattatgtgtttttttttatatttatcgtattttctcttttcatgtttagtatagttattattatttttagtttttccaGGGATTTAGCCTTTTTCTCAATGTGTGTATCCACTTATATTTTTTAACATGAATGTTATTGAACTAAAGTCTTTTCTTTGTGATCGCCCAGATTGATTCATTCATCAGGTTCTTCTCCCACACATAGTTTTGTAACATTTGTACCAGTAGCGGCTAGACATAGACCCAATAGgatcatacacatttttaaataataGATTTATTGAGTAAATCTCTTCTTATTAACATGTTAGAATTGATTGTTGAACATAATTCTAACATAAATATAGAAAGTGTTAGTTAATTACAGTCATTTAATGACTCTAGCAGTGCCTTTCTTTCTAAAACAATAACAGATCTTTCATATTCATACTACAGCATTCTATGCTACTGTCATATCCAATTTTGACCAAATTACCAATTATTCCAATTGACCTTTTACCATCTCTAATATTGTGCATCCTTGAACTTTCACTACAATATTAATTATTAACAGGCCTCCATCTACTTCATATTCATCTAATATGATGTTTTTGCCATTGTTATGTTGgcagtttatattatttttgtaTCTAAACCCGATGTaagcacacacgcgagacagatatattAGTTTCGTATATATATAATACATATCACCGTTTTTTTCTATTTTAGTTACTCCTCTATTAGATGATAAATAATAATCTGTGTAATTAGTAGTATGACACTTTctattatcattttattttaaacatattcaAAATAAAGGccatttattttgtaaattattaCATCCAACTTAACCGTATTGTACACCATGTATTATTACTATGAATAACGCAATTATAAAGTTTTTCATCCATAATAGTGCATAATAGTGACATtcaataattaataaatataaaataaccttaattaattttaatttttttattagctTATTTATAGACTTCATAACCTAATTATCATTATCTACATCATCTGTGTAATATATATTCATTTACATTCAATCTTTCTGCTGCATATGTTTTGCTTATTCGCTAGATACACATATGAGCGTATATAATATTCGTAATATCATACATGTATCATAGTGTTATTTTATGTTTAtctgttttattattttgataTCATGTTTATTTATCCTTCTATTATTCACACACTACTGCGTAAATGCTATTATCTATAACCACGTTATTCACATATATCATATAAACCATAGTATAATCTacttatgttttattttgtttcatctatactctctcTATATTTAGCTTTATGATATCATTTTTCATTAATAATCATTATACACGAAAAAACCATTAATTGCTTTGATACAAACATTATGACTGAGACGGTCAATAATGATATAACATATCGAATAGACACTATATGTATATACTATATTTATGATTATGATTATCATCTCTACAACATTATTtataatattgttatttttatctaCACAAACACGTAGACaaataattagtacaaatatacactttatgattttgagtttatatCATTATAGAGACATATTAAACTATTATCAAATCATGCTCTTATCCATTTCTGTAACGATTCCATATATACAACACTATACTATGTTGACATATTTTGTGATTGCTATatgttatttgttttaaaataattatattatcATGTTTTGTATTAGTAATTTACGTTGATGTATAATGATAATGACACGATCGATTCAGGacatcaatagtaactgaaattatatatatatgtatttcaatatatttatatatttttattgagATGATAGCATGATATGGAAACATTGATAGTTGTTAATATATATCAATATATCTCCATTTACCATGTCATATCCACTATCCACGCCTATTCTTCTAAATATCATCATACCACTGATATCATGATATAATTTACACCTACACTTTTGCATGATAGCATGTCATCTATACCTCTACATTTTTATCTACGCATACTTATCGATACACTCTCTACTATATCATGCCATTCACACACACCTCGCTATATCGTATTACTCACACACGCTACATCATAACCATCCACACACTCTTAAGTATATCATATTATCTAAACCCACCCCTCTATCATCTTGCTATCTATACGCTCTTTTCACagtatactgtacatatatgtacaTACTCTCTTTAGCGTTATCCTGTCCTATCCGGTTGTCATACCTACCTGCACCTGTTCTTTTATTGTATCTTGCTGTCCCGCATATCCACACCCTCTATCATGCCATCCACATACGAGCTATACCAAGCTACCCATACGCCTCTTCCATCTATCGTACTGCCTAATTCACATTTTTACGAGTTTGTCGGTGCTGCTAGAAAGGCGGATTCCAGACGTGCAAGCATGACGAACTGCGCTGTATTTCGTGGCGCGAGTAAGGGCATACAGCGAGAGGCTCAGGAGTAATAGGCATGGTTTCGGACAGCGTTGCAAGGCTTTCGCCGGGTCAACGTGGTACCCTCTGTTTCTTTATGCGGTGTTGGTGTTTCAGTAGGAGAAAAAGCCAGTACTGCGTACAAAAATTAGGTTAAGTCAGAACAGGAAGAAACATGAGGCGTGTCGAAACTTATTACGCGTGTGTTATAATAACTATCGCTTAGTTTTGCGGTTTTTAATAAATTGACAGAGAGCTGGGGCGAAGTGTCATTTTTTTTCGTGCCGGTGTAATGGGAAGAGAAAAAGAGAGGGAGTACAAGGTGATGTTCTGCTACTGGGAGCTAAGAACAAAGCAATACTGATGTCCTATTCTGTCCACTATAAGAAGCAAATTTTTGCCGAGAAACCTGAAATCCGAGCAGGGAGAGCGAGAAACTTTCGTTATGCTTAGAGGATGcaatacacagacaactttcgaggaTACTGGGGTGGTTTTCCAGATTTTTGGTCTTTTGAGCGGATCAATAATATTTGACGAAATAGTTGAGGATGAAAAATCCGATAGATCTGAAGGGCCTTCTTCACATCTAGATTGTGTCAGATCAGGGGTAGAGAGGGGGGGTTTGACCAAGAAGGGTCTCGACAGCTTTTTCTCGGCGAAATCCCACATGGCGATATGGCAGTCGTGACTGATTGAAGCGAATCTGTAATATACGCCGTCCTTATACCTGTAAGGATCAAACCTGATTTTTGATATCCAGGATGCGTGCGCCTCTCCTCGCGCTATAAGTTTTTTTCAGTATGAGACCATAGGCTGACCAAGTCGTCCTCGCCGCCAGTGGCCAGAAAGAAGTCCCCTGGGCTCCAAGCCACGCACGTGAACCCACCGTAGTAACTCTTGAAAATGTTGAGCAGTTGCTTAGATTTGTATTCGTAGATCCGAAGAAATCCGTCGTTAGAGGTCACAGCGATGCGTTCGTTAGAATGAGAGAAGGCAAAATCCGTGATAGCCCAACCGGGGCATATGGACCACACGAGTACAGGATTCATATATGTTTGGGGGGGGTATTCTGCGTTCAACTCCGAGATGCTGGTAAATGTTCTGTGTTTAGAGATCTGCTCCAAATTGCATTATTTGGGTCCATGTTGAAGTACATGTCATCAGTTTTAAGATCCACGTTCTTCCTTGTTTTTGGGTGGAACCTGCTAGAAAACACCAAGTCATCTCTATAATTGATGTGGAACAGATACAGAAATTCATCGAAAAACGTAGCCAAAAACGCCTCCTTGGATTCTGGTACCCATTCCACCTTGGTGACAGATCTCTTCGAGATGGAACCTTTCTGGTTAAAAAACCTGCACTCGGTTGGATCGTGATTTACGTAATTCATAATAATGCCCGTTTTGAAACCTATCAAAATATTGATGTTCGGCGGAATCGACTTAATCTTGTTGATGTTGCAACATGTTGGGAAATCGCTAAAGGAAATATTCAAACGGCTTTTAATCTTCGATGGGTTTTTATTATTGCTCGAAATCGACGGATGAGAATACCCATTGTTGAAGTATAAAACGCCCAAATCCTGCTGACTCGCCGAATTACTATACGGTATATTTTCACCCGCGTAGCTCAAGTCcgaactactgctgctgctgtccgAGTCAAACCCATCGCTAAATTCATCTTCTGGGCGGTCTAAAAGAGTGTGGTCGTTTCCCACATACAAAGTGAGTATGCAAATGCCACCTTTTTTCGTCTTGTTCTTATAGAAGTTCGAACAAACCACTATGAACCTCATGCCTCTCTCTTCATCCGTTATGTAAGCAGAATCGATTTGAGACAAAATAggacagaaaatatcgttcttcgcgcattttttataaaattgtataTTCTGGAACGCCGCAACGTGGTCATAGGAATCAGCCCTGCTTCTCTGAGAAAAATGCTTATAGAGCGATGAGGTGTCGTTGAGCCTTATATGAGCGCAGACCTCTCTCGAAATCAAATCAGAAGGCAATACACGAGGTGCAGGACCTTTCCATTCCAAAACCCTCTAATGCAAAAACATTGCGCTTGTTAGGGAGGAAACGCCTACAGttgcttctgaaataataaaaaagagTTTTCATATCATGTGTGAAGATGGTGTATATGTAATCAGGAAATCCTGAGTAGTAACGAAGCATGGCTTTTAGATAATAAAAATCAAACAGTCAAAAAAAGGGTCCGTACATCATATGTGTTTCCTTCACGTTTATCGCCCTTCGAAACAAATTCGACTTTAGAATCATTCGAACCGGAAGCTGCACTAAATCCTGAATGCTCCTGTTTGTCTTGATAATTTTGGTCTCTCAGATTAAGGCATTCCTTAGTGTTGCTATTATCCATCGAGATTGGAACTCATGTCCTTCTCCTTTTCATAGCCGCAAaaatttaagcaaaaaaaaaagcCCCGCCTCTGAGTGGATGGCAAAGGAAAATGCTGTCGATAAACGGCAGTAACGTATTATGGTTTTAGATCTACGCCCAATGGCGAAAAAAATAGCATAAAAATTGTGCTTATTTAGTTCATAAGGGTCTATATATCAGGCATATAAACATCATAAAAAAATAGCTTAAATAATGAAGTGTCAAACAACTGCGATAATAATCCTTTAACCTCACATACAAACAACGCCTTCAGTCGCAAATGCGCATGATTCATACAATTAAAACCGGCGGATCAGGCAAACCTTGGCCTACTAGATTTGAATAGCTGAATATTGTTTATTGTTTTTGCGTCTCTTGACCCTTGCCTCTCTGATTGAATATGGTCAATATGGCCGAGCAGGTATTCCCTCACTCACAAATTAGTGTATGTGATAATTGCGCGAGAAAGGTTATACCCTCATCAGTCTCTCGGCGTTCGCGAGAAAGCTGTAGCAAAACGAGCGAAATGACTGCCGCAAATGAGTAGCGAGCGGTTCTTTTCTCTCTCCCGCGTTCTCGACCCAAGAGGTTTTCCCTCCACATTATTTGACTATTGGCGTCGCCATATGACGTGATATGTTACGCTAGGCGTACCATGCCATAGCTAAAGACTCTTTCACAACCGTAAACATTGAGTCAAATGTTCGGTAGAATCGCAGCGTCCGCCGGCAAATATAAGGGCAGAAATAGTGAGTTGAGAAGAAATCTAGATCAGGGCAGGAATTCACCTTGACCCTTATCCCTTCTAACAACGGCTAGATACGCACTtttcaaacatttctgaaaaaggtagggaaatataccttcatcaggaaGCAAGATTTCGTTGTAGCAAAATGTCTTCCTCATATACAAGGTAGTGTATGATATAGTGTTGTAAAGTGTGTTCTACAGTAAGGCTTTTGATCGGCGCTCTATTCATCATTAGGCTGAGCCTAGGAATTTTTAGGGATATCACCAGTAGTTTTAGGGAGAGCACAAGTCGCCTAAATTTAACCGTTGTATTCATTTTTTCACGCCACAGTTTTTTTAGTTGTATGCGTACAAACTATTGTGACAATACATTCGGTCATGTCGGAAAACGAATTTCAGACGAAAACAGAGGAAAATGTTACGAATGACAAAGGGCAGGCCCAAAAGATAGACCCTGAATTTGCCGTGGCGGCAGGTAGGCGACAGACTGCAGGGTATGACATGGCTATTTTCTCTCTTACTTCATTACGCAGCATTGACGCTAATATGTCGTCTTTAAAGTGATATGGCCACTGCATTTAGTGTTATAAAGGTTTATGTAGGTGCGGGTGTATTAGCCTTACCTAAAGAGTTTCGAGAGAGCGGTATAGTAGCGGCACTGGTATTTATGGTTATTTTGTCTGCTCTATCAATTCATACTCTGTTCCTGCTGGTTTATAGTAAGCAGAGGCTTCTAAAACtcggacacacgcgagacagatggtgATGTCTGCAAGGTGGCCTTTGGCAGGTGGGGAAATGTGGCAAAGGTTATTGTTGATTGCCTACTTGTGTTCACTCAGATCGGGTTTTGCTGTAGTTATCTTATATTCATGTCTAGAAATGTCGGCACATTGTTTGACGCGCatatctactggaaatattttgtCATCGTTTGGATAGCCCTATTGACAGGGATGACGATGATTCGTACAGTTAAGAGTTTGGGTCCCTTCGCGACTGTCGCAACCATACTTTTATCATTAAGTTTGTTCATTATTTTGATCGGCGCTTGTGTATCTTGGCATTTGAACATCACAAGCAACACCTCACCAAAACTACGACTCTTCGACATCTCTAATGTACCTAATATGATCGGGGTTGCTATCTTTTCTTTTGAAGGCATAGGATTCATTCTTCCTGCTCACACGGCAATCAAAAAGCGCTCTCATTTTACTCCACTCATTGTCGTGTGCATTACTTTCATCGCATCTCTGTATGTTATTTTCGGTACAATAGGATACCTCGGGTTTGGGGACAGTATCCAAGACATTGCCTTGAATTCCTTCGATGTACTTCCTGGCCAAGCCTGGGCCATCATTCGCAAGATCACGTTAGTAGCTATCTTACTCGCTATTTTCGTCACCTACCCTATGCAAATGTTTGTAGCGTTGGACATATTAGAGAACAAGTTATTTGACCCAGCTGTTCGTACACGTAAAAAATGGTGGATTCAAAACCTGTTCCGGTTTTGCGTAGTGCTTTTAACTGCCCTTGTGGCCTTGGTCGTCCCTAAGCTCAACACCATCATGGCATTTATAGGAAGTTTAGGCAGTGCGCCTTTGCAGTATATCTTCCCATCGACAATTTATATTCTCATTTATCGTGATGAAATTAACATTGCTACGAAAGCACTGATTGGTTCATATGTAGTTATCGGCTTTGTGGCGCTGATATTTGGTACATACACTAGTCTGAGAGATATTGTCCTGTCATACTAAGTATATAAGTATAACAGGAAAAAATAGAAGGGAAAAGCTAGATTGCTGTATCACTTCTAGCTCCTCTACATGTGTTGTTTGCTACAGGAGGATAATGCATGCAGGGTTGTATGAATACTGAAAAACGTAGCACTACTCCTTCACATAGTATCGATGAAAAAATAAAGAATAGGATGCTACCTCGCTATGCATGTTTTTCTAGATTAGTCTATATGTGTCATTTTCTTTTGAACCTATAATTTAAAGTGTATGATTAGCAAAAGATTTTTTTCGTCTTTACCAGAAGTGAATAGTGTTGCCAGCGGATAAGGGGATTTAACATTGGTTGGAAAGAGTAGTGAGGCAACAAAGGGCAAGAATGACGTACCGGCCAAGC
This DNA window, taken from Schistocerca gregaria isolate iqSchGreg1 unplaced genomic scaffold, iqSchGreg1.2 ptg000596l, whole genome shotgun sequence, encodes the following:
- the LOC126316687 gene encoding proton-coupled amino acid transporter 4-like, coding for MSRNVGTLFDAHIYWKYFVIVWIALLTGMTMIRTVKSLGPFATVATILLSLSLFIILIGACVSWHLNITSNTSPKLRLFDISNVPNMIGVAIFSFEGIGFILPAHTAIKKRSHFTPLIVVCITFIASLYVIFGTIGYLGFGDSIQDIALNSFDVLPGQAWAIIRKITLVAILLAIFVTYPMQMFVALDILENKLFDPAVRTRKKWWIQNLFRFCVVLLTALVALVVPKLNTIMAFIGSLGSAPLQYIFPSTIYILIYRDEINIATKALIGSYVVIGFVALIFGTYTSLRDIVLSY